TCACCACGGCCGCGGTGAGCCAGGGGGTGGCGGTGCCGAAGACGCGGAGCAGCTCGTAGCGCAGGGGACGCAGCGGGCCGCCGACCCTGCGGACCGCCGAAACCACGAGATCTGCGCCGCGGGTGCGTTCCAGGGCGGCCGGGACGTCCGGGAGCGCGGCATGAGCATCGCCGCCGTCCTGGGCGGGCCCGGTCGCAGACCAGCTGCCGGCCCAGGATTCGGCGGGCAGTCCGGGGCCGCCGGGGAAGCCCGACACGGCGTGCACGTCGGGGGTGACCTGAGACCCGGCCTGATGCCCGGTCTCCCCTCGCGTCTCCGCACAGGCGTCGATGCGCACCTCGGCGCGGGCGTCGGTGGCGCGGGCCTCGGTGCGGGCCTGCGGGACGGGCCGGGTGGGTGTCCCCGCGTCGCCCGCATCACCGGCGTCCCCGGTTTCGTCGGCGAGCTGGTGGACCAGGACCCCGTTGCGGAAGGCCGCTTCGCCGACCTCCGCGCAGTTGCTGCCGTACACGGACAGGCGGGTACCGCTCTCCGCGACGATCTCGACGGCGCGCTGGGCCGCCCGGGCCTCGCGCCCCAGTACGTCGGCCAGCCGGGCCGCGTGCGGGGTGCGTACGGCGACCCTCGGCCGGAGCCGGGTCCGGGCGAAGTCGGCGGCGTCCTGGTCGGCGACGAGCCGGCCCGCCTCGATGGAGACGACCCGGTCGGCGCCTCGCGCGGCTTCCTTGGCGTCGTCGGTGGTGAAGAGCACCGCGCCACCGAGGGAGGCGTGTCTGCGCAACAGCCCGTACAGCCAGCTGCGTTCGCGTGGGGACAGGTCGGCGGCGGGCTCGTCGAGCAGTAGTGTGCAGGGGTCGGCGAGGAGCGCCGCGGCGAGTGCGAACCGGCGCTCCATCGCGCGCGAGAGGGAGCCGAGCCGGTGGTCGCGCAGGCCGGCGATGCCGACGACCTCCAGCATGGTGTCGGCCCGGGCGGCCGGCACACCGGCGGCCGCGCAGAGCATCCGCAGCTGGTTGCGCACGGTACGCGACGGGTTGCCGGGCACGTCCCCGAGCAGGACTCCGACCTCACGGCCGGGCTGCGGGACCTGGTGCAGCGGGCGGCCCCGGAAGTAGGTGACGCCGCGGCCCGGTTCGAGTTCGAGCATGAGCCGCAGGGCGGTGGTCTTGCCCGAACCCGGCTCGCCGAGCAGGGCGGTCACGCACCCGGGGCGGGCCTCGAAGGTGAGGTCGTCCACGGCGGGCGGAAGGTCTCGGCGGGGTGTGCTGGTGAGTCCGATGGCCTGGAGCATCGCTTCTCTCGCGGGGGGTGAGACCGCTCTGCGGCAGGATGAGTACCGCAAGCAAGATAACGCGATATGTCCGATTTTCGGGGCAGGCGAGCCGTGGACTCGGCCGTGTCGCCCCGCGAGCACGCCCCGTCGGGGGTGAGCCCGGCGATCCGGGGTGGGGCGGTGGCTCGCCCCGGAAGGGGCCGGGTCGGGAGGAGCCGGGCCGGGAGGAGCCGGGCCGGGGTCGCGGGGCGTCAGACCTCGGGGCGTCAGACCTCGGGGCGCAGCATCGGCGGGTTGAGCAAGGTGGCCCCGCCGGCCCGGAACAGCTGGGCGGGGCGACCCCCCTGACGGGTCGTGGTCCCTCCGGCCGGCACCAGGAACCCGGGGGTCCCGGTGACCTTGCGGTGGAAGTTGCGCGGGTCGAGCGCCACGCCCCACACGGCTTCGTAGACCCGCCGCAGTTCACCGACCGTGAATTCCGGCGGGCAGAAGGCCGTGGCCAGGGAGGAGTACTCGATCTTGGAGCGGGCCCGCTCCACACCGTCCGCGAGGATCCGCTCGTGGTCGAAGGCCAGCCCCGCGGAGGCCTGTTCCCCGGCCGCGAGGAGTTCGTCGACGGGAGCCCAGCGCGCGCTGTTGGCGTCACCGCCCGCCCTGGGCGCCGGCAGGTCCGGCGCGAGGACCAGGTGCGCCACGCTGACCACCCGCATCCGGGGGTCCCGCTTCGGGTCTCCGTAGGTGGCGAGCTGTTCGAGGTGAGCGCCGTTGCCCACGCCCGGAACCTCCGGATCGTGCGCGCACAGGCCGGTCTCCTCGGAGAGTTCCCTGGCCGCGGCTGCCGCCAGATCCTCCTCGTCGCGCACGAAGCCGCCGGGCAGGGCCCAGCGTCCCTGGAACGGCTGCTCACCTCGCCGGACGACCAGCGCGCAGAGCGCGTGGCGCCGTACGGTGAGCACGACCAGGTCGACGGTGACGGCGAAGGGCGGAAAGGCCGACGGGTCGTAGGGCGACATGCCGCGATCATAGTCGTCTGCCTGACGATAAACAGAGCTTTGGTGAGCCCGGAGACGGTGATCCGGAGCTCAGCCTCCAAGTTGCAGCGCATCGGCCGCCTCCTCCACCATGCCGAGCCCCAGACGGCTGACGCGTACGGCGAAGGGTTCCCCGGCCACCCGCAGCCCCGAAAGCCGCAGGGCGCCGAGCGGGGCGCCCGCGAGCGGTGCGAGCGCGACCGTTCCGGCCGGGGCGTCCGGGCGGATCCCGGCGAGCGCCGTCAGGACGTGGATGCCGGCCGCTGCCGCGACCGCGGCGGGGCGGCAGGCCGCGGGGTGCGGGAAGGGGGCGCTGCCCGCGGTGCGCTGCTCCGCCGCGTACATCTCCGGCAGCCGGTACCCGAACCTCTCCGCCGCGTCGAGCAGGCCCCTCAGCAGCCCGGCGGCCTCCTTCTCGAAGCCGGCCTGGGCCAGGGCCGCCACCGCGACCGCGCTCTCGTGTGCCCGCACCGCGCCGGAGCGGTGGCCGAAGGGATTGTGGCCCGGTTCGCGGGCGGCCATGCTCCGCAGGCCCCAGCCGCAGTCCATGGCGGGGGCTCCGAGCAGCCGGGCGAGCTGTTCGGTACGTACCCGGTCGAGCAGGCCGGGGGCGAGCCGCGCGCCGCCCAGCAGTCCGGTGTCCAGCAGGTGGGCGGCGGCGCCCGTCAGCCGGGGCAGCGGCCGCCCGTCGGGGTGCAGGGCCGCGGCCGGGCGCCCGCCGTCGGGGCCGTCGACCCAGAACGCGGTCCGGAACCTGGCCCGCAGTTCGCCCGCCCACTCCCGCCACTCCCCGGCCCCGTCCCGCCCGAACCCGGCGAGCAGGTCGGCCCCGAGCAACGCGGCCCGGTGCGCGTGGGCCTGGGTTTCGCAGCGCCGGGGTCCCGGGTCGGGGTCGGGCAGGAAGCCGTCTTCGCCCATGGCACCGCGCAACCACCCGAGGCAGCGCTCGGCGGCCGGCAACAGCCGGGCCACCTCCGCCTCGGGCAGCCCCCAGCGCCACGCTTCGGCCAGCACCGCCGGGAAGGCGAGGGTGGCCTCCGTACCGGTGCAGCCCGGCGGCAGCTGCGGACCGGCCCCGCGCAGCGGCCCGGGGATCTTCCCCGCGTCGGGCCCCCGTCCGGTCTGGGTCCGGGCCAGGATGCGCAGGGTGGCTCCGGCCAGGCCGGTGCCGAGCGGCAGCGCCATCCGGGCGGCCCACAGCGATTCCGCCGGGGCGAGGCCGAGCCGCCAGGGCACCCCGGCCGCGGCGAAGGCGTCACCCGGATCGGCGGGGTCCCGCAGGAGCAGGGCGCCCAGATCCTCGGCGCTGGTCCGGAACCAGGCCTGCGCCCTCGGGTCGTCGCCCTCGGCCCGGGCTCCGGACAGCGGGTTGGCCACCTGCCCGGCCGGGGCCCGCGCGGTGCGGTCCCCGGTGGTGCGCAGCTCGATGGTGCGGGATGCGCCCGGCCCCAGTTCGAGCTGCCAGCGGAGCAGGCCCGAGGAGGCGAGCACGTCGTCGGGAGCCGGCTCGGCGACGGTGACGGCATGCGCCTCACCGGTGCTCCAGCGCAAGCCGGCGGCGTGCACCCCCGCGGGCAGCTCCGCTCCGGCACGGCCGGCCGCCACCGCGGCGAGTTCCGCCAGGTCGGAGCCGAGCGCGAGCTCCACGGGCAGGCGCACCGGCCGAGCCGCGTAGCTGTGCAGGGTGATCCGTTCGGTGCCGTCCGCGTGGCGGACCCGCTCGACCCCGATGTCGGGGTC
This Streptomyces sp. NBC_00539 DNA region includes the following protein-coding sequences:
- a CDS encoding ATP-binding cassette domain-containing protein is translated as MLQAIGLTSTPRRDLPPAVDDLTFEARPGCVTALLGEPGSGKTTALRLMLELEPGRGVTYFRGRPLHQVPQPGREVGVLLGDVPGNPSRTVRNQLRMLCAAAGVPAARADTMLEVVGIAGLRDHRLGSLSRAMERRFALAAALLADPCTLLLDEPAADLSPRERSWLYGLLRRHASLGGAVLFTTDDAKEAARGADRVVSIEAGRLVADQDAADFARTRLRPRVAVRTPHAARLADVLGREARAAQRAVEIVAESGTRLSVYGSNCAEVGEAAFRNGVLVHQLADETGDAGDAGDAGTPTRPVPQARTEARATDARAEVRIDACAETRGETGHQAGSQVTPDVHAVSGFPGGPGLPAESWAGSWSATGPAQDGGDAHAALPDVPAALERTRGADLVVSAVRRVGGPLRPLRYELLRVFGTATPWLTAAVVIAASVITAVLLARTGAAPRDRMLAAWPELLPLPPAALGAGLLGALAFGEEYRYPALAAARGTVPRRLGLLTAKLGVCSALALLIGALALLADACAVQLVFGAAPLRSPAQWIIPAVSWAGLLTGCAWAGVLASAVFRSTAAGLAAVLAVPVAVVPLVRKVLAGPSAYPADGIVPRLRGMSAAHWPPEADRLVLGVLRMMAQPVGTALVLSLIVLLCAYGFTGLRGRVRW
- a CDS encoding NUDIX hydrolase; the encoded protein is MSPYDPSAFPPFAVTVDLVVLTVRRHALCALVVRRGEQPFQGRWALPGGFVRDEEDLAAAAARELSEETGLCAHDPEVPGVGNGAHLEQLATYGDPKRDPRMRVVSVAHLVLAPDLPAPRAGGDANSARWAPVDELLAAGEQASAGLAFDHERILADGVERARSKIEYSSLATAFCPPEFTVGELRRVYEAVWGVALDPRNFHRKVTGTPGFLVPAGGTTTRQGGRPAQLFRAGGATLLNPPMLRPEV
- a CDS encoding glycogen debranching N-terminal domain-containing protein; its protein translation is MAQPVPPARRPELPPVHGAVICVAAPCLVISPEHGQLTGRGLDGIYRAGRRLLSRCVLRVGGRDPVAVQGRSLGADRAAFTATVRTGAESGPDPDIGVERVRHADGTERITLHSYAARPVRLPVELALGSDLAELAAVAAGRAGAELPAGVHAAGLRWSTGEAHAVTVAEPAPDDVLASSGLLRWQLELGPGASRTIELRTTGDRTARAPAGQVANPLSGARAEGDDPRAQAWFRTSAEDLGALLLRDPADPGDAFAAAGVPWRLGLAPAESLWAARMALPLGTGLAGATLRILARTQTGRGPDAGKIPGPLRGAGPQLPPGCTGTEATLAFPAVLAEAWRWGLPEAEVARLLPAAERCLGWLRGAMGEDGFLPDPDPGPRRCETQAHAHRAALLGADLLAGFGRDGAGEWREWAGELRARFRTAFWVDGPDGGRPAAALHPDGRPLPRLTGAAAHLLDTGLLGGARLAPGLLDRVRTEQLARLLGAPAMDCGWGLRSMAAREPGHNPFGHRSGAVRAHESAVAVAALAQAGFEKEAAGLLRGLLDAAERFGYRLPEMYAAEQRTAGSAPFPHPAACRPAAVAAAAGIHVLTALAGIRPDAPAGTVALAPLAGAPLGALRLSGLRVAGEPFAVRVSRLGLGMVEEAADALQLGG